A section of the Candidatus Sysuiplasma acidicola genome encodes:
- a CDS encoding dihydroneopterin aldolase, producing the protein MIIDRLHLRCIIGINDIERKQKQDVLINVELLTDMAEAIRTDRIESTVDYKSVTKEIISKVEGSEFFLLEAMAGMIADICVAKHGVKRARVTVEKPGALRFAKSVGVRITREKKDHHG; encoded by the coding sequence ATAATAATCGACAGATTGCACCTCAGATGTATCATAGGCATTAATGACATCGAAAGAAAGCAGAAGCAGGATGTTCTGATAAATGTCGAACTGTTGACAGATATGGCGGAGGCGATAAGGACTGACAGAATAGAGTCGACCGTCGACTATAAGTCGGTGACGAAAGAGATTATTTCCAAGGTTGAAGGTTCCGAGTTTTTCCTGCTCGAGGCCATGGCTGGCATGATCGCAGACATTTGCGTGGCAAAACACGGCGTCAAAAGGGCCAGAGTGACCGTGGAAAAACCCGGAGCACTGAGGTTCGCGAAAAGCGTTGGAGTTCGGATAACAAGGGAAAAGAAAGATCATCATGGCTGA
- a CDS encoding CBS domain-containing protein — MSSDYQTISEDATIFEAVQMMTKHKVYGIIVTNADGFPVGLLSERSLIKRFILRNKRPDEVPVKAVMRRPLPSVPHNLSLPKVAEYLVRNGLERTTVTNNGKVVGYVTVSDMAGYLSRKIIWDILSSHRVSDFIYFCPRCGSGQLKPVYGEKGEIKVFSCNNDRCDYQE, encoded by the coding sequence ATGAGTTCGGACTATCAGACTATCAGTGAAGACGCCACCATTTTTGAAGCTGTCCAAATGATGACCAAGCATAAGGTGTATGGCATTATTGTGACAAATGCAGACGGTTTTCCGGTCGGTCTGCTCAGCGAGCGAAGCCTGATTAAGAGATTCATCCTCAGAAACAAAAGACCTGACGAAGTGCCTGTCAAGGCAGTGATGCGGAGACCACTCCCGTCTGTGCCTCACAATCTCTCATTGCCAAAGGTTGCCGAGTATCTGGTACGTAACGGTCTCGAGCGGACTACAGTGACAAATAATGGCAAGGTAGTGGGTTATGTTACTGTCTCGGACATGGCCGGATATCTGTCAAGAAAGATAATTTGGGATATCCTGTCCTCTCATCGAGTCTCTGATTTCATATATTTCTGTCCAAGGTGCGGCAGCGGGCAGCTTAAGCCCGTGTATGGTGAAAAAGGCGAGATCAAGGTATTTTCGTGCAATAACGATCGGTGCGACTATCAGGAATAA
- a CDS encoding Rieske 2Fe-2S domain-containing protein, which translates to MAWQRVANLGDIPVSGLLRTQAGSIEILIIRDGEKLFATSLRCTHENDDLSNGMLEGGNLICSFHYATFNPSTGAVVSAPEDGGDVKPLKVYDVKVENDEVLVNI; encoded by the coding sequence ATGGCATGGCAACGCGTCGCCAACCTTGGCGACATTCCGGTTTCGGGGCTCCTGAGAACCCAAGCAGGCAGCATCGAGATATTGATCATCAGGGACGGGGAAAAGTTATTCGCCACGTCGCTCAGATGCACGCACGAGAACGACGATCTTTCCAACGGAATGCTCGAAGGAGGGAATCTGATATGCAGCTTTCATTATGCGACATTCAATCCCTCCACCGGAGCAGTCGTTTCTGCGCCTGAGGATGGCGGCGACGTGAAGCCTCTGAAGGTTTACGACGTTAAGGTGGAAAACGACGA
- the folE gene encoding GTP cyclohydrolase I FolE — MRSSRSQARIEEAVRTILREIGVKEDTEVFRNTPRRVYGMYSELFSGMNGDTEPGMTSFKNPGYHDILAIRSIPLYSMCEHHLLPIIGDVSIAYIPGERIVGLSKLPRTVKYFASRPQVQERLTSEIADFLFNKLGAKGVMVFIRARHMCMEMRGARSFNSETVSNAIRGTFEKNPETKEEALRLLTQQ, encoded by the coding sequence ATGAGGAGTTCCAGGTCGCAGGCACGCATCGAAGAAGCCGTGAGAACGATATTGAGGGAAATAGGAGTAAAAGAGGACACCGAAGTCTTCAGGAACACGCCGCGACGTGTCTACGGAATGTATTCTGAGCTGTTCTCAGGCATGAATGGCGATACAGAGCCGGGGATGACTTCGTTCAAAAATCCGGGTTATCACGATATACTTGCTATACGGTCTATACCACTGTACTCAATGTGCGAACATCATCTGCTGCCGATTATTGGCGACGTGTCGATAGCCTACATTCCCGGAGAGCGAATCGTTGGCCTGTCAAAGCTGCCTAGAACGGTGAAATATTTCGCATCGAGACCACAGGTGCAGGAACGGCTGACAAGTGAAATCGCAGATTTTCTGTTCAACAAGCTTGGAGCCAAAGGTGTGATGGTTTTCATCAGGGCAAGACACATGTGTATGGAGATGAGAGGAGCCAGATCTTTCAACTCAGAAACAGTATCGAACGCTATCCGTGGAACTTTCGAGAAGAACCCGGAGACAAAAGAGGAAGCTCTGAGACTGCTTACACAACAGTGA
- the folK gene encoding 2-amino-4-hydroxy-6-hydroxymethyldihydropteridine diphosphokinase: MADVYLSLGSNLEPEKNIRLALGELFRNPGVIGLSTVYRTSPIKSVEQPDFYNCVARCETSVGPHELKFTILREIEARLGRKRVANRYAPRTIDIDLIIYGEECFDERGLHIPDPDIRHRPFLAFCLQELNDRLSVPCAHLNIWEITTTISRKGMKPLDRYTTELREEFKLH, translated from the coding sequence ATGGCTGATGTGTATCTGTCGCTCGGATCGAATCTTGAACCGGAGAAGAACATCAGACTCGCTCTCGGTGAATTGTTTCGAAATCCGGGCGTTATCGGTTTGTCGACTGTTTACCGCACTTCGCCAATAAAGAGCGTGGAACAGCCGGACTTCTATAACTGCGTGGCCAGATGTGAGACGTCTGTAGGACCGCACGAACTCAAATTCACCATTCTCAGAGAGATTGAGGCAAGGCTTGGAAGAAAAAGGGTGGCCAACAGATATGCTCCAAGGACAATTGACATCGACCTGATAATATATGGAGAGGAGTGCTTTGACGAAAGGGGGCTGCATATTCCGGACCCGGATATCAGACACAGACCGTTTCTTGCATTCTGCCTGCAGGAATTGAACGACAGATTGTCTGTGCCTTGCGCTCATCTGAACATATGGGAAATAACAACGACGATCAGCAGGAAAGGCATGAAACCATTGGACAGATACACCACGGAACTGCGGGAAGAGTTTAAACTTCACTGA
- a CDS encoding SDR family oxidoreductase, whose protein sequence is MANLAGRTALVTGAAKRIGREISIAIASDGADVVLHYNSSLSEAESLKTEIKAMGRNAWTVGQKFTGPDSADELMEKATDAAGRVDILINSASVYPAALEKSHEREKMGSTVMTNTWIPWILSNRFSKIVDSGDIINLLDTRISGHDIGRPVYYLSKQLLRYITEELALILAPRFRVNAIAPGLILPPEGKGPAYFEKLKSDVPLKKSGEARDVSNAVLFLLHSGFITGQIIFIDGGQHLLHRVYGAGK, encoded by the coding sequence ATGGCAAATCTGGCAGGAAGAACAGCACTTGTGACGGGTGCGGCCAAGAGGATCGGCCGTGAGATTTCTATCGCAATAGCAAGCGACGGCGCTGACGTCGTTCTTCATTACAACAGTTCACTGAGCGAAGCAGAATCGTTGAAAACAGAAATAAAGGCAATGGGAAGGAACGCATGGACAGTGGGCCAGAAATTCACGGGCCCAGATTCTGCGGACGAACTTATGGAAAAAGCGACAGATGCTGCCGGCAGGGTCGACATACTAATCAACAGCGCTTCTGTCTATCCCGCCGCCCTGGAAAAATCACATGAGCGGGAGAAAATGGGGTCGACAGTCATGACAAATACATGGATTCCATGGATCCTCTCCAACCGTTTCTCCAAAATCGTTGACAGTGGCGACATAATAAATCTGCTGGACACGAGAATCTCGGGACACGACATAGGGCGGCCGGTTTATTACCTCAGTAAACAGTTGTTGAGATACATCACGGAAGAACTTGCGTTGATCCTTGCACCGCGATTCAGAGTAAATGCAATTGCACCTGGACTCATCCTGCCCCCTGAAGGCAAAGGTCCGGCCTATTTTGAGAAGCTCAAATCGGATGTGCCACTTAAGAAGAGCGGCGAGGCACGGGATGTTTCAAACGCAGTCCTGTTTCTGCTGCACAGCGGATTCATAACAGGTCAGATAATATTCATAGACGGTGGCCAGCACCTGCTGCACAGGGTTTACGGAGCCGGAAAATAA